The Desulforegula conservatrix Mb1Pa genome has a window encoding:
- a CDS encoding HAMP domain-containing protein yields MLIYCEGCGARYQIDVNRLSSGKPKGKCSKCSKIIDLSEYTEKFSVAGEDDCGGEGENVRKMKSSSMGISQLKPVPLTSGTGFRIIAPFIVLILLAGAGMASLYLGFVPGIISNQISLRAQSISRSFSAGVLQPLMLRNYLAVNKTASMHADFPDVAYVAVLNQKNLVVAGIMNKKDEFSQEFKDKIEKSGFPIDMLTENEISTGSDISVKDIKAGGRMIHDAAVRIPDSLGIVHVGLFKENAEKEINGAFWPVFILLGVFSAAGTIVLFVITKSIVVPIHRLTRSAQKIALGNTNEPIKIQGKGEIEALSTSLEMMRQSINMAIVRLRRKNNS; encoded by the coding sequence TAGATGTCAACAGGCTATCTTCCGGAAAACCCAAGGGGAAATGTAGTAAATGCAGTAAAATTATTGATCTTTCAGAGTATACAGAAAAATTTTCAGTGGCTGGAGAGGATGATTGTGGCGGTGAAGGTGAAAATGTAAGGAAGATGAAATCATCATCAATGGGTATAAGCCAGCTTAAGCCTGTTCCCCTTACTTCAGGCACAGGGTTTAGAATCATTGCTCCCTTTATTGTTCTCATTCTGCTTGCAGGAGCTGGGATGGCCTCCCTTTACCTTGGTTTTGTGCCTGGTATTATTTCAAATCAGATCAGCCTCAGGGCTCAGTCCATATCAAGGTCTTTCAGCGCAGGCGTACTCCAGCCTCTTATGCTGAGAAACTATCTGGCTGTAAATAAGACAGCCTCAATGCACGCTGATTTTCCTGATGTGGCTTACGTGGCTGTTCTCAACCAAAAAAATCTTGTTGTGGCAGGAATAATGAACAAAAAAGATGAGTTCAGCCAGGAATTCAAGGATAAAATTGAAAAGAGCGGATTCCCCATTGATATGTTGACTGAAAATGAAATAAGCACCGGTTCGGATATATCGGTTAAGGATATAAAAGCTGGAGGAAGGATGATTCATGATGCCGCTGTTAGAATTCCTGACTCTCTTGGTATTGTTCATGTTGGCCTGTTCAAGGAAAATGCTGAAAAAGAAATAAACGGCGCTTTCTGGCCAGTGTTTATACTTCTCGGCGTTTTTTCTGCGGCAGGAACCATTGTGCTTTTTGTAATAACAAAAAGCATTGTTGTTCCAATTCATCGCCTAACAAGATCTGCCCAGAAGATAGCCCTTGGAAACACAAACGAGCCTATAAAAATCCAGGGTAAGGGAGAGATAGAGGCTCTTTCAACTTCACTTGAAATGATGCGTCAGTCGATAAATATGGCAATAGTCAGATTACGCAGAAAGAATAATTCCTGA